The following coding sequences are from one Arthrobacter sp. PvP023 window:
- a CDS encoding dodecin: MSNHTYSISEIVGTSNEGVDAAVRNGIAEAAKTLRNLDWFEVKEIRGHLENGQVADWQVTIKLGFRLER; encoded by the coding sequence TTGTCGAATCACACCTACAGCATTTCTGAAATTGTCGGAACTTCAAACGAGGGTGTGGACGCTGCCGTCCGCAACGGGATCGCCGAGGCCGCCAAGACCCTCCGCAACCTGGACTGGTTCGAGGTCAAGGAAATCCGCGGCCACCTTGAAAACGGTCAGGTGGCCGACTGGCAGGTGACCATCAAACTGGGATTCCGCCTGGAGCGCTAA
- a CDS encoding metal-sensitive transcriptional regulator, translated as MELDPADMKPVINRLRRAQGQLAAVTRMIEEGRDCKSVVTQLAAVSSALDRAGFSIIATGLQQCLQQEDPSLDKAELEKLFLSLA; from the coding sequence ATGGAACTCGATCCCGCCGACATGAAGCCGGTCATCAACCGCCTGCGCCGCGCGCAGGGGCAGCTCGCGGCTGTAACCCGGATGATCGAAGAGGGCCGGGACTGCAAAAGTGTAGTCACCCAGTTGGCCGCTGTTTCCAGCGCCCTGGACCGGGCCGGTTTCTCCATCATTGCCACGGGCCTTCAGCAGTGCCTGCAGCAGGAGGACCCCAGCCTGGACAAGGCTGAACTGGAGAAGCTCTTCCTTTCGCTCGCCTAG
- a CDS encoding SGNH/GDSL hydrolase family protein: MSTFSIPGPARTPSAATTPAPHPWNRYVALGDSFTEGYGDPEPQSPGGVRGWADRVAEELSLGHQDFAYANLAVRGRLLQQIMDDQLGPALELRPDLVTLSAGGNDIVFRGSDPDKLAERLEPAIGLLSATGATVVLFTGPDWGNTPVFGRIRGKVAIFNENLRTLAARHDGVVADLWTLRQLAAPHMWDPDRLHFSPLGHHTIAAMVLETLNVPHTLKPLEPKVLPASSWREARSSDLVWAKDYLFPWVVRRVRQRPANLGLKAKRPQPGPIFGPGVAHGPFPSGPLTAGKP, translated from the coding sequence GTGAGTACGTTCAGCATTCCTGGACCGGCGCGGACACCCTCCGCGGCGACCACTCCGGCTCCGCACCCCTGGAACCGATACGTGGCACTGGGAGATTCCTTCACTGAGGGGTACGGCGATCCGGAGCCACAAAGCCCCGGCGGTGTCCGGGGCTGGGCAGACCGGGTCGCGGAAGAGCTGAGCCTGGGCCACCAGGACTTCGCCTACGCAAACCTGGCGGTCAGGGGCCGCCTGCTCCAACAGATCATGGATGACCAACTGGGGCCCGCACTTGAACTCAGGCCCGACCTGGTCACACTTTCGGCCGGAGGCAACGACATTGTGTTCCGCGGCAGCGATCCGGACAAACTGGCGGAGAGGCTGGAGCCGGCCATCGGGCTCCTCAGCGCCACCGGGGCAACCGTGGTGCTCTTCACCGGCCCGGACTGGGGGAACACTCCGGTGTTCGGCCGCATCCGCGGCAAGGTAGCCATCTTCAACGAAAACCTGCGCACCTTAGCGGCCCGGCACGACGGCGTGGTGGCCGACCTGTGGACACTGCGCCAGTTGGCGGCTCCGCACATGTGGGATCCCGACCGTCTGCACTTCTCCCCGCTGGGCCACCACACCATTGCGGCCATGGTGCTGGAGACGCTCAACGTGCCCCACACCCTGAAGCCGCTGGAGCCCAAGGTGCTGCCCGCCAGCAGTTGGCGGGAGGCCAGAAGCAGTGACTTGGTCTGGGCCAAGGACTACCTTTTCCCGTGGGTGGTGCGCCGGGTCAGGCAACGGCCCGCGAACCTGGGCCTCAAAGCCAAACGACCGCAACCCGGCCCGATATTCGGTCCGGGAGTGGCGCACGGCCCCTTCCCCTCCGGCCCGCTTACCGCCGGAAAACCCTAG
- a CDS encoding helix-turn-helix transcriptional regulator → MGQSAEFGKFLKAMRSRLKPEDAGLPGTSGARRVPGLRREEIARLADVSTDYYTRLEQGRNIHPSRAVLDSVARALRLDSSEQAHMMDLLENCAESQRSPIPAQGVRPALRQLLGAVGDVPALVLGRRSDVLAGNPLAFLLFADFPAMPAGERNLTRWLLLDPRARELFPEWKAVAAEAVGALRVDIGRHPNDAQANQLVGELAVHSEHFRQWWAGHRVAAPSAGSIRLRHPVVGDLELDFENLVLPEDPDQVLRIFSAKPGSASADSLTLLGSFGAGMEGLASGPAAAVVQLPHEPG, encoded by the coding sequence ATGGGTCAGAGCGCCGAGTTTGGAAAATTCCTGAAGGCCATGAGGTCACGGCTGAAGCCGGAGGATGCCGGTTTGCCCGGAACGTCGGGCGCCCGGCGGGTTCCCGGGCTGCGCCGCGAGGAGATAGCCCGGCTGGCGGATGTGAGCACGGACTATTACACACGCCTGGAGCAGGGCCGCAACATCCACCCGTCAAGGGCGGTGCTCGATTCGGTGGCGCGGGCACTGCGCCTGGATTCCAGCGAGCAGGCGCACATGATGGACCTTCTGGAGAACTGCGCGGAATCGCAGCGCTCCCCGATCCCCGCCCAAGGCGTCCGCCCGGCCCTTCGCCAGCTCCTGGGCGCAGTGGGTGACGTTCCCGCGTTGGTCCTGGGCCGCCGGAGCGACGTGCTGGCCGGCAACCCGTTGGCCTTCCTGCTGTTTGCGGATTTCCCGGCCATGCCGGCGGGGGAGCGCAACCTCACGCGCTGGCTCTTGCTGGACCCGCGCGCCCGCGAACTGTTCCCGGAGTGGAAGGCTGTGGCAGCCGAGGCCGTCGGGGCCCTGCGCGTGGATATCGGGCGGCACCCGAACGATGCCCAGGCCAATCAGCTGGTGGGTGAACTCGCGGTCCATAGCGAACACTTCCGCCAATGGTGGGCCGGGCACCGCGTGGCCGCTCCGTCAGCGGGCAGCATACGGCTCCGGCACCCGGTGGTTGGAGACCTGGAGCTGGATTTCGAAAACCTGGTGCTGCCGGAGGACCCGGACCAGGTCCTCCGGATATTTTCCGCGAAGCCGGGTTCGGCATCGGCCGATTCACTCACCCTGCTGGGCAGTTTCGGTGCCGGAATGGAAGGTTTGGCGTCGGGGCCGGCCGCTGCGGTTGTGCAGCTGCCACACGAACCGGGCTGA